A single window of Vibrio stylophorae DNA harbors:
- a CDS encoding acyltransferase family protein encodes MEKVYRIDGMKFFAIIAIFFIHFSVFQYFQGDPTHPLYLFFNSVSRFAVPFFFIVAGYFFHHKVQQQGWRYTQRYISKLC; translated from the coding sequence ATGGAAAAGGTTTACCGCATCGATGGTATGAAGTTTTTCGCAATCATTGCGATTTTCTTTATACATTTTAGTGTGTTCCAATACTTTCAAGGCGATCCGACGCATCCGCTTTATCTTTTCTTCAATAGCGTTTCGCGTTTTGCCGTACCATTTTTCTTTATTGTTGCCGGTTACTTTTTCCATCATAAAGTCCAGCAACAGGGATGGCGCTATACCCAGCGCTATATCAGTAAATTGTGCTGA